GGCGTTGCCACACTCTAGCGCGTATTGCCGGTAGGTGTTCGACAATGCCGACCGATGCACGGCAGTTTTGTCCTCTGGTTAACACGACGTCAAGGGTTGTGTGGCCGAAAACCGTTTCGTTATCGATGGTGCGCCCGGAAGGGCGAAATCGCCCGCTGTGAGGGATCTCGGCCGGTCGGGAACCCGGCACCGGGGCGTCGCTGCGCAACGGTGTGGGACGGGTGCGGGCCGTGTTTGCCGGCCTGCCCGGCCGTGTCCGGCCGACCGCGGCGGGCGGCTTGTCGTGGGCGTGCGGGGGAGTGGCGGGGCGCCGGAGGGTGGGGAGGCGGGCCGGCGACGGCCGGGTCGTGCCGGGCGGGGAAGCGCGCCCTGCGGCTCGGTGCGGGGTGGCGCCCTGTGCGGCGGCGACGGCTATCGCGGCGGGCGGTGCGGGGTGGTGCCCTGTGTGGCGACGGCTACCGCGCCCTGCGGCTCGGTGCGGGCGGGAGCGCCGGCCGGGGTCGAGGGGCGTCCGCCGTGGGGCGGGCCGGGCCGGCGGATCAGAAGCGGCCGGCGCCCAGGTCCCGGGAGACGGCGCGGGCGCAGTCCCGTACCGCGGCGATCAGCTCGGCCCGCAGCTCCTTGCCGTCGTCACACACACGTTCCACCGCGCCCGTGATGGCGATCGCGCCGACCGGCATCCGCCGGCGGTCGTGGATGGGCGCGGCCACAGCCGCGACGCCCTCCCAGGTCTCCTCCACGTCGGAGGCCCAGCCCCGTGCCCGGGTCCGGTCGAGCTCGCCCTCGAAGGCCCGCAGGGCGGTCACGGTGCGCGGGGTGAACGCCTCCCGGTCGATCTCCAGGGCCTCGCTGTGGGCGACGGGGTCGTACGCGGAGAGCACCTTGCCCAGGGCCGTGGAGTGCAGCGGCTGCATCGCGCCCACCTCCAGGACCTGACGGCTGTCGTCCGGGCGGAAGACGTGGTGGACGATCAGGACGCCCTGCTGGTGCAGTACGCCCAGATGGACGCTCTCGCCGCTGGAGCGGGCCAGGTCGTCCGTCCAGACCAGCGCGCGGGCCCGCAGCTCGTGGACGTCCAGGTAGCTGTTGCCGAGCCGCAGCAGCTCCGCGCCGAGCTGGTAGCGCCCAGACGCCGGATCCTGCTCGACGAACCCCTCCGCCTGGAGGGTGCGCAGGATGCCGTGGGCGGTGCCCTTGGCCAGATCCAGAGAAGAGGCGATGTCCGAAAGGCCGAGACGGCGCTCGCCACCCGCGAGCAGGCGCAGCATCGCCGCCGCCCGTTCCAGTGACTGGATGTTCTTCGCCATCGTTCCGGCCCTTCTACCCAACCTCGTTCGACAATGCTGAACACTATCGGCCGATGCCGAATCGGTGTTACTGCCGGAACAGTGTGGCAAGTCCATGCTCACCCGGTCATCACCAGGGACACGCGGAGTCCACCCCCTGGACCACTCCACCGTGCCGCGCCGGGCACGGCTACGCTGGCCGGGTGCGCCTTCCGAGGGAAGCCGCAAAGCCGACAGCCGTCGCACTTCAGGGAGTACCTTCATGGCCTCGTTGCCGACCCCTTCCGCCGACAGCCCGACTTCCGCAGGCAGCGGTGTGTCCCACGACAGCCGTACCCGAGCCGACGCCCTGCGCCGCGCGCTGGCGACCCGTGTGGTGGTCGCCGACGGCGCGATGGGCACGATGCTCCAGGCGCAGGACCCCACCCTCGACGACTTCCAGAATCTCGAGGGCTGCAATGAGATTCTCAACGTGACCCGTCCGGACATCGTCCGTTCGGTCCATTCCGCCTATTTCGAGGTGGGTGTGGACTGTGTGGAGACGAACACGTTCGGCGCGAACTTCGCCGCGCTGGGTGAGTACGACATCCCCGAGCGTGTGTTCGAGCTGTCCGAGGCCGGTGCCCGGATCGCCCGCGAGGTCGCGGACGAGTTCACCGCGTCCTCGGGGCGGCAGCGGTGGGTGCTGGGATCGATGGGTCCGGGGACGAAACTGCCGACGCTGGGCCACGCCCCGTACGTCGCCCTGCGCGACGCCTACCAGCGGAACGCCGAGGGTCTGATCGCGGGCGGGGCGGATGCGCTGCTGGTGGAGACGACGCAGGACCTGCTGCAGACGAAGGCGTCCGTCCTGGGCGCTCGCCGGGCGATGGACGCGGCCGGCTTCACGGTGCCGTTGATCTGTTCGGTCACGGTCGAGACGACGGGCACGATGCTGCTCGGCTCGGAGATCGGCGCGGCGCTGACCGCACTGGAGCCGCTGGGCATCGACATGATCGGTCTGAACTGCGCCACCGGCCCCGCGGAGATGAGCGAGCACCTCCGCTACCTCGCCCGGCATGCGCGCGTCCCGCTGTCCTGCATGCCGAACGCGGGTCTGCCGGTCCTGGGCAAGGACGGCGCGCACTACCCGCTGACAGCCCCGGAGCTGGCGGACGCACAGGAGACGTTCGTGCGCGAGTACGGGCTCTCCCTGGTGGGTGGCTGCTGCGGGACGACGCCGGAACACCTGCGCCAGGTCGTGGAGCGGGTCCGCGGCCTGGAGCCCGCCGAGCGCACTCCGCGCCCCGAGCCGGGCGCCGCGTCGCTGTACCAGACGGTGCCGTTCCGCCAGGACACCTCGTACCTGGCGATCGGGGAGCGGACGAACGCCAACGGGTCGAAGAAGTTCCGCGAGGCCATGCTGGAGGGCCGCTGGGACGACTGTGTGGAGATGGCCCGGGACCAGATCCGCGAGGGCGCGCACATGCTCGACCTGTGCGTCGACTACGTCGGCCGGGACGGCGTGGCGGACATGGAGGAGCTGGCGGGCCGGTTCGCCACGGCCTCGACACTGCCGATCGTGCTCGACTCCACCGAGGTGGAGGTGATCCGCGCCGGACTGGAGAAGCTGGGCGGCCGTGCGGTGATCAACTCGGTGAACTACGAGGACGGTGACGGGCCCGAGTCGCGGTTCGCCAAGGTCACCGCGCTGGCCCGGGAGCACGGCGCCGCGCTGATCGCGCTGACGATCGACGAGGAGGGACAGGCCCGTACGGCGGAGAAGAAGGTGGAGATCGCCGAGCGGCTGATCGAGGACCTCACCTCGAACTGGGGGATCCTCGAGTCGGACATTCTCGTCGACACCCTGACGTTCACCATCTGCACCGGTCAGGAGGAGTCCCGAAAGGACGGCGTCGCCACCATCGAGGCGATCCGGGAACTCAAACGCCGGCACCCCGACGTGCAGACGACGCTCGGCCTGTCGAACATCTCCTTCGGCCTGAACCCGGCCGCGCGGATCCTGCTCAACTCGGTCTTCCTCGACGAGTGCGTCAGGGCCGGCCTGGACTCGGCGATCGTCCACGCGAGCAAGATCCTGCCGATCGCCCGATTCGAGGAGGAGCAGGTCGCCACGGCCCTGGATCTGATCCACGACCGCCGCGCCGAGGGATACGACCCCCTGCAGAAGCTGATGGAGCTGTTCGAGGGGGCGACGGCGAAGTCCCTGAAGGCGGGCAAGGCCGAGGAACTGGCCGCCCTCCCGCTGGAGGAGCGTCTGAAGCGGCGCATCATCGACGGTGAGAAGAACGGCCTGGAGCCGGATCTCGACGAGGCGCTCCGGGACCGCCCGGCGCTCGACATCGTCAACGACACGCTGCTGGACGGCATGAAGGTCGTCGGGGAGCTGTTCGGCTCCGGGCAGATGCAGCTGCCGTTCGTGCTGCAGTCGGCCGAGGTGATGAAGTCGGCGGTGGCCTATCTGGAACCGCACATGGAGAAGTCGGACGCCGAGGGCAAGGGCACGATCGTGCTGGCCACCGTCCGCGGCGACGTCCACGACATCGGCAAGAACCTGGTGGACATCATCCTCTCCAACAACGGCTACAACGTCGTCAACCTGGGCATCAAGCAGCCGGTCTCGGCGATCCTGGAGGCCGCCGAGGAGCACCGGGCCGATGTGATCGGCATGTCCGGACTCCTGGTGAAGTCCACGGTGATCATGAAGGAGAACCTGGAGGAGCTGAACCAGCGCAAGCTGGCGGCCGACTACCCCGTCATCCTCGGCGGCGCCGCGCTCACCCGCGCCTACGTCGAACAGGACCTCCACGAGGTCTACGAAGGCGAGGTCCGCTACGCCCGCGACGCCTTCGAGGGCCTACGCCTGATGGACGCCCTCATCGCGGTCAAGCGCGGCGTCCCCGGCGCCACGCTGCCCGAGCTGAAGCAGCGCCGGGTACGGAGCACCGCCACCGCGGTCGTCGAGGAGCGGCCGGAGGAGCAGGGCGCCGTGCGCTCCGACGTGGCGACCGACAACCGGGTGCCGGAGCCCCCGTTCTGGGGCACGCGGGTCGTCAAGGGCATCCAGCTCAAGGAGTACGCCTCCTGGCTGGACGAGGGGGCGCTGTTCAAGGGCCAGTGGGGCCTCAAGCAGGCCCGCACCGGCGACGGACCGTCCTACGAGGAACTGGTGGAGACCGAGGGCCGCCCGCGGCTGCGGGGCTGGCTCGACCGGTTGCAGACGCAGAACCTGCTGGAGGCGGCCGTGGTCCACGGCTACTTCCCCTGTGTGTCCAAGGGCGACGACCTGATCCTGCTGGGCGAGGACGGCTCGGAGCGCACCCGCTTCACGTTCCCGCGCCAGCGCCGCGGCCGCCGGCTGTGCCTCGCCGACTTCTTCCGCCCCGAGGAGTCCGGCGAGACCGATGTCGTCGGCCTCCAGGTCGTCACCGTCGGCTCGAGGATCGGCGACGCAACCGCCAAGCTCTTCGCCTCCGACTCGTACCGCGACTACCTCGAACTCCACGGCCTGTCCGTCCAGCTCGCCGAGGCCCTCGCCGAGTACTGGCACGCCCGGGTCCGCGCCGAGCTCGGGTTCGCGGGCGAGGACCCGGCGGAGATCGAGGACATGTTCGCCCTGAAGTACCGCGGCGCGCGGTTCTCCCTCGGCTACGGAGCCTGTCCCGACCTCGAGGACCGCGCCAAGATCGCCGAGCTGCTGGAGCCGGAGCGTATCGGCGTCAAGCTCTCGGAGGAGTTCCAGCTCCACCCCGAGCAGTCCACCGACGCCATCGTGATCCATCACCCGGAGGCGAAGTACTTCAACGCGCGGTGACGTAGCGCGCGCTTCGATCGCGGGAGTCGTACACTGGTCGGTCCCATACAGGCCGGTCGCCCGATTTGGCGGCCGGCCTGTGCGTCCCCGATGGAGGTGTCCGGATGACCAGTACGGTCCCCGCGTCCCTGGCCCGCGCGGCGGGCGGCTCCGCCCTGCAGGCCGTCTTCCTCGACATGGACGGCACCCTCGTGGACACCGAGGGCTTCTGGTGGGACGCGGAGCGCGAGGTCTTCGCCGACCTCGGCCACGAACTGGACGAGGCATGGCGTGACGTGGTCGTCGGCGGTCCCATGACCCGGAGTGCGGGCTACCTCATCCAGGCGACCGGTGCCGACATCACCCTCGCCGAGCTGACCGTGCTGCTCAACGAACGCTTCGAGGCCCGCATCACCCGCGGCGTGCCGCTGATGCCCGGGGCCGAGCGCCTGCTCACCGAGTTGGCCGCGCACAGCGTGCCCACTGCCCTGGTCTCCGCCTCCCACCGGCGCATCATCGACCGGGTGCTCGCCTCTCTGGGCCGCGACCGCTTCGCGCTGAGCGTGGCGGGGGACGAGGTGCCACGTACCAAGCCCCACCCCGACCCGTATCTGCACGCGGCCCGGGGACTGGGTGCCGATCCCACCCGTTGCGCGGTCATCGAGGACACCTCCACGGGTGTGGCCTCCGCCGAGGCCGCGGGCTGCCGGGTCGTGGCGGTCCCGTCCGTGACTCCGATCGCTCCGGCCGACGGGCGCATCGTGGTGGGCTCGCTCGAGGAGGTGGATCTGTCATTTCTGCGCACCCTGATTACCCGGATGAACTGAATCATTCACCGAGAGTGCAGAGGAATATCCACGGAAACCAAGGGCTGTTGACCGTGTATTTTCCGTGACCATCCATCGTGCGTGACGTTCATCACGCGCGATGCTGCATAAATAGCGCGGCCATGGCGGGCGAGGTCCGATCTGCGGCGATTCGGGTATGCCCATGTGTCCGGATTGATGGTGCGGTGCGCGAATCATTCCGGCGCGTGAATATCGACTCCTTGCCATGCCCCCTCATCGCGGCGCAGTCCCCAACTCGGGCCCGGTCCAGCGCTCCTGGCGCAGCCACTAATCTCATCGCGAGAGCTTCGCCGCACCACCGGCGTGTCACGGGGACCACCCTCTTCGCCGTGTCCGCAGGACCGATCGCCCCCGCATCCCGGCCCGATCGCACCGCCCCGAACGGGCGGCCGCGGCGGAGTATCCCGCAACCGCTGCATCCCAGTGAGGGATCGAGGGAGAAAGTCCAGGATGAACCGCAAGACTCTGGCGCTGCCGGCCCTGATGGGCCTGCTCGCCCCCGTACTCGCCGCCTGTGGCACCACGCCCGGGGCGCGGGACGGAGGCAGTGCCACAGTCGTCGGGACCACCGACCGGTTCGTCGTCGACAGCGGGACCCCGGCGCCCTTCGACCCCGCCT
The genomic region above belongs to Streptomyces marianii and contains:
- a CDS encoding IclR family transcriptional regulator produces the protein MAKNIQSLERAAAMLRLLAGGERRLGLSDIASSLDLAKGTAHGILRTLQAEGFVEQDPASGRYQLGAELLRLGNSYLDVHELRARALVWTDDLARSSGESVHLGVLHQQGVLIVHHVFRPDDSRQVLEVGAMQPLHSTALGKVLSAYDPVAHSEALEIDREAFTPRTVTALRAFEGELDRTRARGWASDVEETWEGVAAVAAPIHDRRRMPVGAIAITGAVERVCDDGKELRAELIAAVRDCARAVSRDLGAGRF
- the metH gene encoding methionine synthase, which codes for MASLPTPSADSPTSAGSGVSHDSRTRADALRRALATRVVVADGAMGTMLQAQDPTLDDFQNLEGCNEILNVTRPDIVRSVHSAYFEVGVDCVETNTFGANFAALGEYDIPERVFELSEAGARIAREVADEFTASSGRQRWVLGSMGPGTKLPTLGHAPYVALRDAYQRNAEGLIAGGADALLVETTQDLLQTKASVLGARRAMDAAGFTVPLICSVTVETTGTMLLGSEIGAALTALEPLGIDMIGLNCATGPAEMSEHLRYLARHARVPLSCMPNAGLPVLGKDGAHYPLTAPELADAQETFVREYGLSLVGGCCGTTPEHLRQVVERVRGLEPAERTPRPEPGAASLYQTVPFRQDTSYLAIGERTNANGSKKFREAMLEGRWDDCVEMARDQIREGAHMLDLCVDYVGRDGVADMEELAGRFATASTLPIVLDSTEVEVIRAGLEKLGGRAVINSVNYEDGDGPESRFAKVTALAREHGAALIALTIDEEGQARTAEKKVEIAERLIEDLTSNWGILESDILVDTLTFTICTGQEESRKDGVATIEAIRELKRRHPDVQTTLGLSNISFGLNPAARILLNSVFLDECVRAGLDSAIVHASKILPIARFEEEQVATALDLIHDRRAEGYDPLQKLMELFEGATAKSLKAGKAEELAALPLEERLKRRIIDGEKNGLEPDLDEALRDRPALDIVNDTLLDGMKVVGELFGSGQMQLPFVLQSAEVMKSAVAYLEPHMEKSDAEGKGTIVLATVRGDVHDIGKNLVDIILSNNGYNVVNLGIKQPVSAILEAAEEHRADVIGMSGLLVKSTVIMKENLEELNQRKLAADYPVILGGAALTRAYVEQDLHEVYEGEVRYARDAFEGLRLMDALIAVKRGVPGATLPELKQRRVRSTATAVVEERPEEQGAVRSDVATDNRVPEPPFWGTRVVKGIQLKEYASWLDEGALFKGQWGLKQARTGDGPSYEELVETEGRPRLRGWLDRLQTQNLLEAAVVHGYFPCVSKGDDLILLGEDGSERTRFTFPRQRRGRRLCLADFFRPEESGETDVVGLQVVTVGSRIGDATAKLFASDSYRDYLELHGLSVQLAEALAEYWHARVRAELGFAGEDPAEIEDMFALKYRGARFSLGYGACPDLEDRAKIAELLEPERIGVKLSEEFQLHPEQSTDAIVIHHPEAKYFNAR
- a CDS encoding HAD family hydrolase; the encoded protein is MTSTVPASLARAAGGSALQAVFLDMDGTLVDTEGFWWDAEREVFADLGHELDEAWRDVVVGGPMTRSAGYLIQATGADITLAELTVLLNERFEARITRGVPLMPGAERLLTELAAHSVPTALVSASHRRIIDRVLASLGRDRFALSVAGDEVPRTKPHPDPYLHAARGLGADPTRCAVIEDTSTGVASAEAAGCRVVAVPSVTPIAPADGRIVVGSLEEVDLSFLRTLITRMN